A genomic region of Armatimonadota bacterium contains the following coding sequences:
- a CDS encoding GNAT family N-acetyltransferase: MAIQPPDYDTCSEGKHPNINKDTPMIAELKELTLSDGPDIFEMLREIGPGENGFVNSGHDIEYADFPAYLKRQDDFAKGVGIDLTIYVPQTMHWLFVDGRPVGVGKLRHYLNDNLRKLGGHIGYAIRPSERGKGYGTLILREMLIKAREKGIEEALVTCSENNIRSRKVIERNGGKLEDIIDGGCRYWIRNF; the protein is encoded by the coding sequence TTGGCCATACAACCTCCCGATTATGATACCTGTAGTGAAGGAAAACACCCCAATATAAACAAAGATACACCTATGATAGCCGAACTAAAAGAACTCACCCTATCCGACGGCCCGGACATATTCGAAATGCTGCGAGAGATCGGGCCGGGTGAAAACGGGTTTGTAAACTCAGGGCATGATATCGAGTATGCTGACTTTCCCGCCTACCTGAAGCGCCAGGATGATTTCGCAAAGGGAGTAGGCATCGACCTTACGATATACGTTCCCCAGACCATGCATTGGCTCTTTGTGGACGGCAGGCCGGTGGGAGTAGGCAAGCTCAGGCATTATCTCAACGATAACCTCAGAAAACTCGGCGGGCATATAGGCTATGCCATAAGACCATCTGAGCGCGGCAAAGGCTACGGCACTCTTATCCTAAGGGAAATGCTAATCAAAGCACGCGAGAAGGGTATCGAAGAGGCTCTAGTCACTTGCAGTGAGAACAATATTCGCTCAAGAAAAGTGATCGAGCGCAACGGCGGAAAGCTGGAGGATATCATCGACGGAGGGTGCAGATACTGGATTAGAAACTTCTAG